A genomic region of Thermodesulfitimonas autotrophica contains the following coding sequences:
- a CDS encoding bifunctional 5,10-methylenetetrahydrofolate dehydrogenase/5,10-methenyltetrahydrofolate cyclohydrolase encodes MAVILDGKALAAQIKEEIKAAVAGYASRGITPKLTAVLVGDDPGSVVYARAKEKACAGVGIAYELHHLPGDTPEAAVIELIGRLNEDPGVHGILVEFPLPKQVNKWRVLDALAPLKDVDGMTAVNRGRLLAGEEGLFPATPQSCIEIMERYGIEIAGKHAVLVGRGETVGRPLMLMMLRKNATITVCHTKTVDMAAHTRQAEILIAAAGRAGLIKAEMVKPGAVVVDAGINQTDKGICGDVDFEDVKEVAGYITPVPGGVGSLTTTLIMKNLLKAMALQGVV; translated from the coding sequence GTGGCGGTAATCCTCGACGGCAAGGCGCTTGCGGCCCAGATCAAAGAAGAGATTAAGGCCGCGGTGGCCGGGTATGCGTCCCGCGGGATAACGCCGAAGCTCACCGCAGTTCTGGTCGGCGACGATCCGGGCTCGGTTGTTTACGCGCGGGCGAAAGAAAAGGCCTGTGCCGGGGTCGGGATCGCCTACGAGCTCCACCATCTTCCGGGCGATACGCCGGAGGCTGCGGTTATAGAACTGATCGGGCGGCTTAACGAAGATCCGGGCGTGCACGGTATCCTGGTAGAGTTTCCCCTCCCGAAACAGGTGAACAAGTGGCGGGTTCTCGATGCCCTGGCGCCGCTCAAAGATGTCGACGGGATGACGGCGGTTAACCGCGGCCGTCTCTTGGCGGGAGAAGAGGGGCTCTTCCCGGCGACGCCCCAGAGCTGCATCGAGATTATGGAGCGCTACGGGATTGAGATTGCCGGTAAGCACGCCGTACTGGTGGGGCGCGGGGAAACGGTGGGCCGGCCGCTGATGCTGATGATGCTTCGCAAGAACGCCACCATTACGGTCTGCCATACGAAAACGGTGGATATGGCGGCCCATACCCGCCAGGCGGAGATTCTCATCGCCGCCGCCGGCCGGGCCGGGCTTATCAAGGCGGAGATGGTCAAGCCGGGAGCGGTAGTGGTCGATGCGGGGATTAACCAGACGGACAAGGGAATCTGTGGCGACGTCGACTTTGAGGATGTGAAAGAGGTCGCGGGATACATCACGCCGGTACCGGGCGGCGTCGGGAGTCTGACCACCACACTGATCATGAAGAATCTCCTGAAGGCGATGGCCCTGCAAGGGGTTGTGTAG
- a CDS encoding CoB--CoM heterodisulfide reductase iron-sulfur subunit A family protein yields MSKIGVYICHCGENIAGAVDIAEVKKYAGGLPGVALVRDYLFMCSDPGQDLIKQDIKDGLVDRVVVAACTPRTHEPIFRKAVEDAGLNRYLFEMANIRDQDSWAHWHDKQGATEKAKKLIASAVAKAALLEPLTDRYVDVTKAALVVGGGVAGMFAALDLANMGYKVYLVEKKPSIGGNMAKLDKTFPTNDCSACILTPVMVQVGTHPNITLLTYSEVEAVDGSIGNFRVKVRRRQTYIEWDKCTGCGACVEACPAKVPDEFNEGMSNRKAIYIEFPQAVPKKAVVDIAHCLNCAKRTFGTQPRIHSKTGEPILAPCEKACPTGACDRSLSYNPDGEIIELNVGTIIVATGYKVMDKAPFKEYSPQSPNVLTAMQLERLLSATGPTEGEFKRPSDGKKPKTVAFISCVGSRDKNHHPYCSKVCCMYMLKEARLIKEKYPETNVYIFFIDVRTGGKDFEEYYTYCRDLGIKIVRGRVGAVDELAGDRLRVRAYDVDMAAPVELEADLVVLATAIEPSPGLEELGRRLGITCGSEGFLKEVHTKLYPVETPVKGIYIAGCAQGPKDIPESVSQARAAAAAAAVPLTAGKVLVEPLISEIDAEKCSGCGLCVPLCPYSAIGMVQHGDKLRAKIDPALCAGCGVCAAACPSRAITLHGFTTAQIEAQIEALTFSGGDLNV; encoded by the coding sequence TTGTCGAAAATAGGCGTTTACATCTGCCACTGCGGCGAAAACATCGCCGGTGCTGTTGACATCGCCGAAGTCAAGAAGTATGCCGGTGGCCTTCCAGGGGTTGCGCTCGTGCGCGACTATCTTTTCATGTGCTCCGACCCGGGTCAGGACCTAATCAAGCAGGATATCAAAGACGGCCTTGTCGACCGGGTCGTGGTAGCCGCCTGCACTCCCCGCACCCACGAGCCGATTTTCCGCAAGGCCGTCGAAGACGCCGGACTTAACCGGTACCTCTTCGAAATGGCCAATATCCGGGATCAGGACAGCTGGGCCCACTGGCACGATAAGCAGGGCGCTACGGAGAAGGCCAAAAAGCTCATTGCCAGCGCCGTAGCGAAGGCCGCCCTTTTGGAGCCGCTCACCGACCGTTACGTGGACGTGACGAAGGCGGCTCTCGTCGTCGGCGGGGGAGTGGCCGGCATGTTTGCCGCCCTTGACTTGGCCAATATGGGCTACAAGGTTTACCTCGTGGAGAAAAAGCCCTCCATCGGCGGCAACATGGCCAAGCTTGACAAAACCTTTCCGACCAACGACTGCTCCGCCTGCATCCTTACCCCCGTCATGGTTCAGGTGGGCACGCACCCGAATATCACGCTGCTCACCTACTCGGAAGTCGAAGCGGTTGACGGTTCCATCGGTAATTTCAGGGTTAAGGTAAGAAGAAGGCAGACCTACATTGAATGGGATAAATGCACCGGCTGCGGTGCCTGCGTCGAAGCCTGCCCGGCCAAAGTGCCCGACGAGTTCAACGAGGGCATGAGCAACCGGAAGGCGATCTACATCGAGTTCCCGCAGGCGGTGCCCAAGAAGGCGGTCGTCGACATCGCCCACTGCCTCAACTGCGCGAAGCGGACCTTCGGTACCCAACCGCGCATCCATTCTAAGACCGGAGAGCCCATCCTCGCACCGTGTGAGAAGGCCTGCCCCACGGGCGCCTGCGACCGCTCGCTATCATATAACCCCGACGGGGAGATCATTGAGCTTAACGTAGGCACGATCATCGTCGCCACCGGCTACAAAGTCATGGACAAGGCTCCTTTCAAAGAATACTCCCCCCAGTCGCCTAACGTGCTCACCGCCATGCAACTCGAGCGTCTCCTTTCGGCGACCGGACCAACCGAAGGCGAATTCAAGCGCCCCTCAGACGGGAAAAAGCCCAAGACGGTGGCCTTTATCTCCTGCGTCGGCAGCCGGGATAAGAACCACCATCCGTACTGCTCTAAGGTCTGCTGTATGTACATGCTGAAAGAGGCCCGGCTCATCAAAGAGAAATACCCGGAAACGAACGTCTACATCTTCTTCATCGACGTGCGGACCGGCGGCAAAGACTTTGAAGAATACTACACTTACTGCCGTGACCTGGGGATTAAGATTGTGCGGGGCCGCGTGGGTGCTGTGGACGAACTCGCCGGTGACAGATTACGCGTGCGCGCCTACGACGTCGATATGGCCGCGCCCGTAGAACTCGAGGCGGACCTGGTGGTTCTCGCCACCGCCATCGAACCGTCGCCGGGGCTTGAGGAACTTGGCCGCCGGCTCGGAATCACCTGCGGCAGCGAAGGCTTCTTGAAAGAAGTCCACACCAAGCTCTACCCGGTGGAAACTCCGGTAAAGGGCATCTACATCGCCGGGTGCGCGCAGGGCCCTAAAGACATCCCCGAATCGGTCTCGCAGGCGCGCGCGGCAGCCGCGGCGGCCGCGGTACCGCTCACCGCAGGAAAGGTGCTTGTTGAACCGCTTATCTCCGAAATCGACGCCGAAAAGTGCAGTGGCTGCGGTCTCTGCGTCCCGCTCTGCCCCTATTCGGCCATCGGCATGGTGCAACACGGTGATAAGCTGCGGGCCAAGATTGACCCAGCCCTCTGCGCCGGCTGCGGCGTTTGTGCGGCGGCTTGCCCCTCTCGGGCGATCACGCTACACGGTTTCACCACGGCGCAGATCGAAGCCCAAATTGAGGCCCTAACTTTCAGCGGGGGTGATCTGAATGTCTAA
- the xseA gene encoding exodeoxyribonuclease VII large subunit: protein MPVFTVSEVVGRIRDLLEGDPVLAGFWVRGEVSNLSISGAGHLYFTLKDEASQLRAVMFRSRAENLSFCLANGAAVLARGRISLYERDGNVQLYVAEMEPDGVGLQAILLRELKARLEREGLFNPQRKRPLPRFPRCVGVATSLEGAAVRDIVKILRERWPLAEVVIAPCAVQGDQAPREIAAAIERLNRYGGVEVIITGRGGGSCEELAAFNTETVVRAIFASRVPVVSAVGHERDETLADLVADARAATPSAAAAMVVPDRREMVENLAGLAGRLKASLGQRVAALRLRLLHAAQSRVFTSPWEIICGRRAQAVDSLAVRLERELHGRLQKAHAALAVLGARLDALSPLKTLARGYCLCRDAATGSLVTDAARVACGTAVEVVLYRGRLFCRVEKTAVDDAN from the coding sequence ATGCCTGTTTTCACGGTGAGTGAAGTCGTCGGCCGCATCCGGGACCTCCTCGAAGGCGACCCGGTTCTGGCGGGGTTCTGGGTGCGGGGCGAGGTTTCGAACTTAAGCATCTCCGGCGCCGGGCACCTCTATTTTACCCTGAAGGACGAAGCGAGCCAGTTAAGGGCGGTGATGTTCCGCTCGCGCGCGGAGAACCTCTCCTTTTGCCTGGCCAATGGGGCGGCGGTCCTGGCCCGCGGCCGGATATCCCTTTACGAGCGCGACGGGAACGTCCAGTTATACGTCGCCGAAATGGAGCCTGACGGCGTCGGCCTGCAGGCCATCCTTTTGCGGGAGCTGAAGGCGCGGCTCGAACGCGAAGGGCTCTTTAACCCCCAGCGCAAGCGGCCTCTGCCCCGTTTCCCGCGGTGCGTCGGGGTGGCGACTTCGTTAGAGGGGGCCGCCGTGCGGGATATCGTTAAGATCCTACGGGAGCGCTGGCCGCTAGCCGAGGTGGTGATCGCTCCCTGTGCGGTTCAGGGCGACCAGGCGCCCCGGGAGATAGCGGCAGCGATAGAGCGGCTAAACCGCTACGGCGGGGTCGAGGTGATCATCACCGGGCGGGGCGGCGGCTCCTGCGAAGAGCTTGCGGCCTTCAACACGGAAACGGTCGTACGCGCCATTTTCGCCTCGCGGGTGCCGGTCGTTTCGGCGGTAGGACACGAGCGGGACGAGACGCTGGCGGACCTGGTGGCCGACGCCCGGGCGGCGACTCCTTCGGCGGCGGCGGCCATGGTGGTCCCCGACCGGCGGGAGATGGTGGAAAATCTGGCCGGCCTCGCCGGCAGGCTCAAGGCCAGCCTGGGGCAGCGGGTAGCGGCGCTCCGGCTGCGCCTACTGCACGCGGCGCAAAGCCGCGTTTTTACCAGCCCCTGGGAAATAATTTGCGGGCGGCGGGCACAGGCGGTGGACAGCCTGGCGGTGCGGCTCGAACGGGAGCTCCACGGCAGGCTGCAGAAGGCGCACGCGGCGCTTGCGGTTTTGGGCGCCAGGCTTGATGCGCTAAGCCCGCTTAAGACCCTTGCCCGGGGTTACTGCCTCTGCCGTGATGCGGCAACCGGGTCCCTGGTAACCGATGCCGCTCGGGTAGCGTGCGGGACGGCGGTTGAGGTGGTTCTATACCGGGGGCGACTTTTCTGCAGGGTGGAAAAGACTGCGGTTGACGATGCCAATTAG
- a CDS encoding Asp23/Gls24 family envelope stress response protein codes for MTAVETGGQELRSDLGAVRIANEVVGIIAGLAATEVPGIAGMSGGIAGGIAELLGRKNLAKGVKVEVGEREAAIDLFVVVDYGVRIAEVAAQVQAAVKRAVEEMTGLAVVEVNVHVQGVVFPEEHKEEERRVR; via the coding sequence TTGACGGCCGTTGAAACTGGCGGGCAGGAGTTACGTAGCGACCTGGGGGCGGTAAGGATCGCAAACGAAGTGGTAGGTATCATTGCGGGTCTTGCGGCGACGGAGGTTCCGGGGATTGCCGGGATGAGCGGTGGTATCGCGGGCGGCATCGCGGAGCTCTTGGGGCGCAAGAATCTCGCCAAGGGCGTGAAGGTAGAAGTTGGGGAGCGGGAGGCCGCTATTGACCTTTTCGTGGTCGTCGACTACGGGGTGCGGATCGCGGAAGTGGCTGCCCAGGTTCAGGCGGCGGTGAAGCGCGCGGTTGAGGAGATGACCGGGCTTGCTGTCGTAGAGGTAAACGTACATGTTCAGGGCGTGGTTTTCCCCGAGGAGCATAAGGAAGAGGAACGCAGGGTGAGATAA
- the amaP gene encoding alkaline shock response membrane anchor protein AmaP has protein sequence MGPFDRGLLLLYSLATSVFWGAFLLALLGWRPVLDATAAVFAPERREIVFAGLAVLIVAGLRLIYASVKPGRRHDKVALIEENSIGQVQVALGAIENLVTRVVSAFPGIREVRPRVVTVPEGVVIQVRLVTTPGLKIPEVSQEIQRQVKETVREVTGIAVQNVRVLVDNITAVKPRVE, from the coding sequence TTGGGACCGTTTGATCGCGGTCTCTTATTGCTTTATAGCTTGGCCACCAGTGTTTTTTGGGGCGCCTTTCTCCTCGCCCTTCTAGGATGGCGGCCGGTGCTTGACGCCACGGCGGCAGTCTTTGCGCCGGAGCGGCGGGAGATAGTCTTCGCCGGGCTTGCTGTCCTGATCGTTGCGGGGCTCCGGCTGATTTACGCCAGCGTGAAACCCGGGCGCCGGCACGACAAGGTGGCCCTCATCGAGGAAAACTCCATCGGCCAGGTGCAGGTAGCCTTAGGGGCGATCGAAAACCTGGTAACGCGTGTGGTGAGTGCTTTTCCGGGAATAAGGGAAGTGCGGCCGCGGGTCGTCACGGTGCCCGAGGGAGTTGTAATCCAAGTCAGGCTGGTTACCACCCCGGGGCTTAAAATCCCCGAGGTTTCCCAGGAGATTCAGCGACAGGTCAAGGAGACGGTCCGGGAAGTCACCGGAATTGCGGTGCAGAACGTCCGCGTTCTCGTCGACAACATCACGGCTGTCAAACCGCGGGTCGAGTAA
- the accC gene encoding acetyl-CoA carboxylase biotin carboxylase subunit has translation MFNKILIANRGEIALRIIRACKELGIKTVVVYSEADRESLPVRLADEAFCIGPPPATKSYLNIANIVSVAEVAGAEAIHPGYGFLAENASFAEICLNCGITFIGPPVVALEKMGAKAVARKTVAEAGVPVVPGSEGVIRDPADALALAREIGYPVLIKASAGGGGRGMRVVHNQAELERALKSAQAEAEAAFGNQEVYLEKYVEEPRHIEFQVLGDQQGNIVYLGERDCSIQRRNQKLLEEAPSVALTPALRKKMGEAAVRAARAVGYYSAGTVEFLLDKHNNFYFIEMNTRIQVEHPVTEMVTGRDLVKEQIRIAAGEPLGYRQADIRIEGWAIECRINAEDPARNFAPCPGRVATYLPPGGPGVRVDSAVYPGYVIPPYYDSLIAKLIAWGRNREEAIARMERALEEFVIEGVPTTIPFHRRVLQNAFFRRGEVYTNFVQRRILTDEELKLP, from the coding sequence ATGTTCAATAAGATTCTGATTGCCAACCGGGGTGAGATTGCGCTCCGGATCATCCGGGCCTGCAAGGAACTTGGCATCAAAACGGTGGTTGTTTACTCGGAGGCGGACAGGGAGAGCCTACCGGTGCGGTTAGCGGACGAGGCCTTCTGCATCGGGCCGCCGCCGGCGACAAAGAGCTACCTCAATATCGCCAACATCGTCAGCGTTGCCGAGGTTGCGGGGGCCGAGGCGATACATCCGGGATATGGTTTTTTAGCGGAGAACGCCAGTTTTGCGGAAATCTGCCTTAATTGCGGGATAACCTTTATCGGGCCGCCCGTCGTGGCGCTCGAGAAGATGGGGGCCAAGGCGGTAGCCCGGAAAACGGTGGCGGAGGCCGGCGTTCCGGTAGTGCCGGGGTCGGAAGGGGTGATTCGGGATCCGGCAGACGCGCTCGCCCTCGCCAGGGAGATCGGCTATCCGGTGCTTATCAAGGCTTCGGCCGGCGGGGGCGGCCGCGGGATGCGGGTCGTGCATAACCAGGCGGAGCTCGAAAGGGCGCTGAAGTCGGCGCAAGCAGAGGCGGAAGCCGCTTTCGGGAACCAGGAGGTTTACCTGGAAAAATATGTCGAGGAGCCGCGCCACATCGAGTTTCAGGTTTTAGGTGACCAACAAGGGAACATCGTCTATTTGGGCGAGCGGGACTGCTCCATCCAGCGGCGCAACCAGAAACTTCTGGAAGAAGCGCCTTCCGTAGCGCTGACGCCGGCTCTGCGCAAGAAAATGGGGGAGGCCGCGGTGCGGGCAGCGCGGGCCGTGGGTTACTATAGCGCCGGGACGGTCGAGTTTCTGCTCGACAAGCATAACAATTTTTATTTCATCGAGATGAATACGCGGATTCAGGTCGAACACCCGGTCACCGAGATGGTCACCGGGCGGGACCTGGTTAAGGAGCAGATCCGGATTGCGGCGGGTGAACCCTTGGGTTACCGGCAGGCGGACATCCGGATCGAGGGCTGGGCGATCGAGTGCCGGATCAACGCGGAGGATCCGGCGCGGAACTTTGCGCCCTGTCCCGGGAGGGTCGCTACCTACCTGCCGCCGGGCGGGCCGGGCGTGCGGGTCGATTCCGCCGTCTATCCCGGCTACGTGATCCCGCCTTACTACGATTCACTTATTGCCAAGCTGATCGCCTGGGGCCGGAACCGCGAAGAGGCGATCGCGCGGATGGAGCGCGCCCTCGAGGAGTTCGTCATCGAGGGAGTGCCTACGACGATCCCCTTTCACCGGCGGGTGTTACAAAACGCCTTTTTCCGCCGGGGCGAGGTTTATACCAACTTTGTCCAGCGTCGCATTTTGACGGATGAAGAATTAAAGTTGCCTTAG
- a CDS encoding 4Fe-4S dicluster domain-containing protein — protein sequence MSNAAEAVPEVINLSAGEKGFVDEIKALGATHILDCIQCAKCAAACPMALAGFPFFNKRVIQAILLGLKEMLLDDTSIWACQSCNRCTEVCPRKVNPFEVMQAMRRVAVREFALPTLAIEGIKSLYDVGHAVYLAQAHENRVKVGLPQKPPSTVAHPTALRELQALLEQTALSDLGIIPMGKSGVKESCEV from the coding sequence ATGTCTAACGCTGCGGAAGCCGTACCGGAAGTCATTAATCTTTCCGCAGGCGAAAAAGGCTTCGTCGACGAAATCAAGGCGCTCGGAGCCACCCATATCCTTGATTGCATCCAATGTGCCAAGTGCGCCGCCGCCTGTCCGATGGCCCTTGCCGGTTTCCCGTTTTTTAACAAGCGAGTGATCCAGGCCATCCTGCTTGGTTTGAAGGAGATGCTTCTCGACGATACCTCCATCTGGGCCTGCCAGTCCTGTAACCGTTGTACCGAGGTCTGTCCCCGGAAGGTAAATCCCTTCGAGGTAATGCAGGCCATGCGCCGCGTAGCCGTCCGCGAATTCGCCCTCCCCACCCTGGCCATTGAAGGAATAAAGTCGCTTTACGATGTCGGCCACGCGGTCTATCTCGCGCAGGCGCACGAGAACCGGGTAAAGGTCGGCCTGCCGCAAAAGCCCCCGTCAACGGTTGCGCATCCAACAGCTTTACGCGAGTTACAGGCGTTACTCGAGCAGACCGCTCTATCTGACCTGGGCATCATCCCCATGGGCAAGTCCGGAGTAAAAGAAAGTTGCGAGGTGTAG
- the nusB gene encoding transcription antitermination factor NusB yields MGRRRAREAAFMVLFEVDFGQAEVEAVFARAMAERGVEGPDRDFARDMVWGTLRYRERIDAIIKELSRDWRIERMNSVDRNVMRLALYELLYREDIPPNVAINEAVELVKRYGGADSPRFVNGILGKVAENLAAYRAAGG; encoded by the coding sequence ATGGGCCGGCGCAGGGCAAGGGAAGCGGCCTTTATGGTTCTTTTTGAGGTTGACTTCGGGCAGGCTGAGGTAGAAGCCGTTTTTGCCCGGGCGATGGCGGAGCGGGGAGTGGAGGGCCCCGACCGGGATTTTGCCCGCGACATGGTTTGGGGAACGTTGCGGTACCGGGAGCGGATCGACGCTATCATTAAGGAGCTGAGCCGCGACTGGCGCATCGAACGGATGAATAGCGTGGACCGGAACGTGATGCGGCTGGCGCTTTACGAGCTGCTTTACCGGGAGGATATCCCCCCCAACGTGGCCATCAACGAGGCGGTAGAATTAGTTAAACGCTACGGCGGCGCCGACTCGCCGCGCTTTGTTAACGGGATTTTAGGCAAGGTGGCGGAAAATCTTGCTGCGTACAGAGCGGCGGGGGGTTAG
- a CDS encoding cyclodeaminase/cyclohydrolase family protein: protein MAQVFDWSIRQFLKEAASSAPTPGGGSVAALAGALAAAMASMVASLTVGKDKYKDVEPEMQAILARTAALIEELEALVAADMEAFNAFMAVYKLPKETEEQKAERARRMQEALLQATDTPLKIASSCLEVLRLAEQAALKGNKGAVSDAGVAAYLGEAALQAALLNVDINVPLIKDASYAAQAVTKREELGREAVKAKERAVAVVKERLAGR, encoded by the coding sequence ATGGCGCAGGTTTTCGACTGGAGCATCAGGCAGTTCTTGAAGGAGGCCGCGTCAAGTGCCCCTACGCCCGGCGGGGGAAGCGTAGCGGCACTGGCGGGCGCGCTGGCGGCGGCGATGGCCTCCATGGTTGCCAGCCTGACCGTCGGCAAGGATAAGTATAAGGATGTGGAGCCGGAGATGCAGGCAATACTGGCCAGAACGGCGGCGTTGATCGAGGAGCTTGAGGCGTTGGTGGCGGCGGATATGGAGGCCTTCAACGCCTTTATGGCGGTTTACAAGCTCCCGAAGGAGACGGAGGAGCAGAAGGCGGAGCGGGCGCGGCGGATGCAGGAAGCCCTGCTGCAGGCAACCGATACCCCGCTCAAGATCGCCAGCAGTTGCCTCGAGGTACTCCGGCTTGCCGAACAGGCGGCGTTGAAAGGGAACAAGGGCGCAGTAAGCGATGCGGGCGTGGCCGCGTACTTGGGCGAGGCGGCGCTTCAGGCCGCGCTGCTCAACGTTGACATCAATGTACCGCTTATCAAGGACGCGTCATACGCGGCGCAGGCGGTGACGAAGCGGGAGGAGTTAGGGCGCGAGGCGGTGAAAGCAAAGGAGCGGGCCGTGGCGGTCGTGAAGGAACGGCTTGCGGGCCGGTAA
- a CDS encoding DUF2273 domain-containing protein — translation MDYREFFEHHRGKIIGVALGLAFGWFAIVYGFWKAVFVAVCVGIGYYVGKRVDERIDFAHVWDRLFREK, via the coding sequence GTGGACTACCGGGAGTTTTTCGAGCACCACCGGGGAAAAATCATCGGCGTGGCCCTGGGCCTCGCTTTTGGCTGGTTTGCGATAGTTTACGGTTTCTGGAAGGCCGTTTTTGTTGCGGTCTGCGTGGGAATCGGCTATTACGTGGGCAAGCGGGTCGACGAGCGGATCGATTTTGCTCACGTTTGGGACCGGCTTTTCCGGGAAAAGTAG
- the accB gene encoding acetyl-CoA carboxylase biotin carboxyl carrier protein: MRPVRITDTTLRDGHQSLWATRMRTEDMLPIVERLDRVGYHSLEVWGGATFDVCLRYLYEDPWERLREIKKRAKRTPLQMLLRGQSLVGYGHYPDDVAAAFVRKAVENGIDIIRIFDALNDIRNLEFTMKVAKKAGAHVQATVVYTLSPVHTTEHYLETARKLAELGADSICIKDMAGMMAPYRAYELVSLFKKELAIPVQLHCHYIGGMAVGAYLKAAEAGVDVIDTASVPLAFGASQPPVETIVRALKGTPYDTGLDIKELFEIAQYFEDLRKKRGFERGVTRIHDMRVFDHQVPGGMISNLVTQLQEQKAIHRLQEVLEEIPRVRAELGYPPLVTPTSQIVGTQAVLNVLTGERYKLVPEEVRRYVQGYYGRPPAPIDPEVQKRILGDREPITCRPADLLEPKLEKLREEIGDLAQSEEDVISYALFPQVARRFFEARKAGKLGVMAEQMSEKKGANPVKEAKGMKLEEIRELLKLLKESDVTEFSLESAGMKLTIRKGSHPSSAGEAPARPEAPPPVAAAPPAAPQEELYTVKAPMVGTFYRAPAPDAPPYVQVGDRVEKGQVLCIIEAMKLMNEIEAEVAGEIVDILVENAQPVEYGQPLFLIREKK, encoded by the coding sequence ATGCGTCCGGTGCGGATTACGGACACGACCTTGCGGGACGGGCACCAGAGCCTGTGGGCGACCCGGATGCGGACGGAGGATATGCTGCCGATTGTGGAGCGACTCGACCGGGTCGGTTACCACTCGCTCGAGGTGTGGGGCGGGGCGACCTTTGATGTCTGTCTCCGCTATCTTTACGAGGATCCGTGGGAGCGGTTACGGGAGATTAAAAAACGCGCTAAGCGCACACCGCTGCAGATGCTCTTGCGGGGTCAGTCGCTTGTCGGTTACGGTCACTACCCGGACGATGTGGCGGCGGCCTTCGTCCGGAAAGCGGTGGAAAACGGGATCGACATCATCAGGATCTTCGATGCTTTAAACGATATCCGGAACCTTGAGTTTACGATGAAGGTGGCGAAAAAGGCCGGCGCGCACGTTCAGGCTACGGTTGTTTACACCTTGAGCCCGGTGCACACCACTGAACATTACTTAGAGACGGCGCGGAAGCTTGCGGAGTTGGGTGCGGATTCGATCTGCATCAAGGATATGGCCGGGATGATGGCGCCCTACCGGGCTTACGAATTAGTTAGTCTTTTTAAGAAGGAGCTTGCCATCCCGGTCCAGCTCCACTGCCACTATATCGGCGGCATGGCCGTTGGCGCTTACCTGAAGGCGGCGGAGGCGGGTGTCGACGTGATCGATACGGCCTCAGTGCCACTGGCTTTTGGGGCTTCGCAGCCGCCGGTAGAGACGATAGTCCGGGCGCTCAAAGGCACGCCTTACGATACGGGGCTCGACATCAAGGAACTCTTCGAAATCGCGCAGTACTTTGAGGATTTGCGCAAAAAGCGGGGCTTTGAGCGGGGGGTAACGCGCATCCACGACATGCGGGTTTTCGATCACCAGGTACCGGGCGGCATGATCTCCAACCTGGTGACCCAGCTCCAAGAGCAGAAGGCGATCCACAGACTGCAGGAGGTTCTCGAAGAGATCCCGCGGGTGCGGGCGGAGCTTGGCTACCCACCGTTAGTTACGCCTACGAGCCAGATCGTCGGCACGCAGGCGGTGCTGAACGTCCTCACCGGGGAGCGCTACAAGCTTGTTCCCGAGGAGGTGCGGCGCTATGTCCAGGGATATTACGGCCGGCCCCCGGCGCCCATCGACCCCGAGGTACAAAAGAGGATCCTCGGCGACCGGGAGCCGATTACCTGCCGGCCGGCCGATTTGCTGGAACCGAAACTGGAAAAACTAAGGGAAGAGATCGGGGATTTGGCACAATCGGAAGAGGACGTTATTTCGTACGCGCTTTTCCCCCAGGTGGCGCGGCGCTTCTTCGAGGCGCGCAAGGCGGGGAAACTCGGGGTCATGGCCGAACAGATGTCGGAGAAGAAAGGGGCAAATCCCGTGAAGGAGGCAAAAGGAATGAAGTTGGAGGAGATTCGGGAACTCCTGAAGCTCCTGAAAGAAAGCGACGTGACGGAGTTTTCGCTCGAAAGCGCGGGGATGAAGCTCACCATTCGCAAGGGCAGCCATCCGAGTAGCGCTGGGGAGGCGCCAGCGCGGCCGGAGGCGCCGCCACCGGTTGCGGCAGCACCTCCGGCGGCGCCGCAAGAAGAGCTTTACACGGTTAAGGCGCCGATGGTCGGGACTTTTTACCGGGCGCCGGCGCCGGATGCGCCGCCTTACGTGCAGGTGGGTGACAGGGTGGAAAAGGGACAGGTTCTCTGCATCATTGAAGCGATGAAGCTGATGAACGAGATCGAGGCGGAGGTTGCCGGTGAGATCGTCGACATCCTGGTGGAGAATGCCCAGCCGGTGGAGTACGGGCAGCCCCTCTTCTTGATCCGGGAGAAAAAGTAA